The Bdellovibrionales bacterium DNA segment CTGTAAACTCCAATACCGGCGCCGGCATCTTGCCATTAAGCAGGAGAGCAAAATCGATTTCTTTCTTTCCGCTGACATTTATTTTTTGTCGAGTTGCAGTTAGCTCATATCTTACTGTTTTTGCATAAATTTGCGGTGAAACAAAAAAAAGCGAGAATCAGCACGAAAAATTTTCTCATTTAGTAACTCCTAACTTCACAACACGGACTTCTATAGATGGACGCACTTCTAATTCTCCTCAAGACCGTCTAAAATAGGACAATTTGGGCGATCATCGCCGTGACAATTTTTTGCGAGGCGCTTCAATGTCTTCACCATATCCTGAAGTTCGCTTATTTTCCGCTCCATCTCTCTAATATGATTGACAGCTAGATTTTTTACCTCGCTACTTGCGCGCGTTTTATTTCTCCATAAGCTGACAAGCTTTTTAATCTCTTTCATCGAAAAACCAAGCTTTCGAGCGCGTCTTACAAAGGATAGTATATTCACATCAATGTCGGAATAAGTGCGGTAACCAGCTTCCGTTCTTGTTGCCTTTGGAATGATTCCAATAGATTCATAATGGCGAATTAATTTGGCGTTAACACCTGATTTTTTTGCGGCGGCCCCAATATTCATTTTTTCTCCTTTTTCTGACTTGCAGCTTTCCAGCGTCTTAGCAGCAAAGAGTTCGTAACAACACTCACGCTACTAAAAGCCATTGCTCCCCCGGCAATAACCGGACTCAGGTATCCCGCGGCAGCGAGCGGAATACCAATAAGATTGTAAATAAACGCCCAGAATAGATTCTGTTT contains these protein-coding regions:
- the cueR gene encoding Cu(I)-responsive transcriptional regulator: MNIGAAAKKSGVNAKLIRHYESIGIIPKATRTEAGYRTYSDIDVNILSFVRRARKLGFSMKEIKKLVSLWRNKTRASSEVKNLAVNHIREMERKISELQDMVKTLKRLAKNCHGDDRPNCPILDGLEEN